Proteins encoded in a region of the Drosophila busckii strain San Diego stock center, stock number 13000-0081.31 chromosome 2L, ASM1175060v1, whole genome shotgun sequence genome:
- the LOC108599408 gene encoding clumping factor B — MAFVARRNSEGKFVDCQPVAGCGIAVAELSDEEPASVASNYSDRSYITQTVRFVGKDEPEPEPQPEPEPEPEPAEMLDLDLDDDDDDDDANSSEGYDQLDTDLDSLADEQQLEDDYPDLNVNDLQSDVETLQCSRSYAEDEADLELDSELEQYTSVVSKQLSARVSHRSCKSNAASQRTLQLQLPAEDALSIGSTGSATVCHAMASLESLTNLSDFEEQDALSQVTSRTYNVKPSPGRRNSSASATASTCSWNDLYGGLKPSESRSNIVPSLSLNMSTASSSSSSTYFRSLNDEKAQAQAHGEAAYQEWMKRKRNQNAQKAQQAKQEREKREAENAVRQRLAKERYEQWVRQKEQTNKQKKPQQQQQQLGNDHKKGMSSTGSCASFASSGSWNPQSGVKLPHKEPPEVTKKRLQEWERIKSRQQQRERERQLKQQQSKQQEEQQRKQKSQGAWQNWMKSVGNRPKPVPLNQGFDSLRGTVSNIYINPVQWVSNIDPKDTRNN; from the coding sequence atGGCATTCGTAGCACGTCGCAACAGCGAGGGCAAGTTCGTGGATTGCCAGCCGGTCGCAGGCTGTGGCATCGCTGTGGCGGAGCTGAGCGATGAGGAGCCGGCGAGCGTAGCCAGCAACTACAGTGATCGCTCGTATATAACGCAGACAGTGCGTTTTGTGGGCAAGGatgagccagagccagagccacagccagagccagagccagagccagagcctgCTGAGATGCTGGACTTGGAtctggatgatgatgatgatgatgacgatgcgAATAGCTCGGAGGGCTATGATCAGCTAGATACAGACTTGGACTCGCTGGCAGATGAGCAGCAGTTGGAAGACGACTACCCGGACTTGAATGTCAACGACTTGCAAAGCGATGTGGAGACACTGCAATGCAGTCGCTCATACGCTGAGGATGAAGCTGATCTGGAGCTGGACAGCGAGCTGGAGCAGTACACTAGCGTCGTGTCCAAGCAGCTCTCCGCTAGAGTCTCCCATCGCAGCTGCAAGAGCAACGCAGCAAGTCAGCgcacgctgcagctgcagctgccagcagagGACGCGCTCAGCATTGGCTCCACGGGCAGCGCCACTGTGTGCCACGCCATGGCCTCGCTGGAGTCGCTTACAAATCTCAGCGATTTTGAGGAGCAGGATGCACTCAGTCAAGTCACCAGTCGCACCTACAATGTGAAGCCATCGCCGGGGCGTCGCAATAGCAGCGCCTCGGCGACGGCTTCCACTTGTAGCTGGAACGATTTGTATGGCGGCCTGAAGCCCTCCGAGAGTCGCAGCAACATTGTGCCCTCGCTAAGCTTGAACATGTCCACGGCCAGCTCGTCGAGCTCTTCGACCTACTTTCGCTCGCTCAACGACGAGAaggcgcaggcgcaggcgcATGGTGAGGCCGCCTATCAGGAGTGGATGAAGCGCAAGCGCAACCAAAATGCGCAGAAGGCGCAGCAGGCGAAACAGGAGCGCGAGAAACGCGAGGCGGAGAACGCAGTGCGTCAGCGTTTGGCCAAGGAGCGCTACGAGCAGTGGGTGCGCCAGAAGGAGCAAACCAATAAGCAAAagaagccgcagcagcagcagcagcagctgggcaaCGATCATAAGAAGGGCATGAGCAGCACTGGCAGCTGCGCTAGCTTCGCCAGTTCGGGCAGCTGGAATCCGCAGAGCGGCGTCAAGTTGCCGCACAAGGAGCCGCCCGAGGTGACCAAGAAGCGTCTGCAGGAGTGGGAGCGCATCaagagcaggcagcagcagcgcgagcGTGAGCGtcagctcaagcagcagcagagcaagcagcaggaggagcagcagcgcaagcaaaagTCCCAAGGCGCCTGGCAGAACTGGATGAAGTCCGTGGGCAATCGACCCAAGCCGGTGCCGCTTAATCAAGGCTTCGATTCGCTGCGCGGCACCGTATCCAACATATACATTAATCCCGTGCAGTGGGTATCCAACATTGATCCCAAGGACACGCGCAATAATTAG